Genomic window (Ranitomeya variabilis isolate aRanVar5 chromosome 8, aRanVar5.hap1, whole genome shotgun sequence):
AAGTTAAGAGTTTGCCGCTTTTTAGCTGACTTGTATGCACAAAGTAACATTGTTAGCAGTAATATTTGTGATGAAAAATAGGTGACTTCTTTGATTTGTTAGACCATTAGTTAATCCATATTTCTGTCTTTGCGTATTGTAGCAGTTACAAGGTAGATTGTGCCTGTCACAAAGGCAACCGGAATTGCCCCGTCCAGAAGAGGAATCCTGTCACCGGAGACTTTCCACCTCTTGCTACCCCTCCACTGTCCATAGGCGCAGAGACGAGGCACCGCAAAGCTCGGAGGAGAGAGTTAGAACAGCAGGGTTTTGTGGTGGATGAAAGCGCTAATAACCAGACCAATGAAGCTGCTGAAGCTCCTGCCGCCGATGCCATTACTGGTGGCCATAAGGTAATGTCTGATGACAAGGTGTCCATATGCTTTAATAGCATAAACAGTCTGCTCTGGACATTAGTGAGGCCTCTAGTCCCACATACATTGCCTTAGAGTATATATGCTGGGTGAAACCCTTCCCTCGTCTGCTTTGGTTTTGCAGTTTGTGTGCAATAACATAAGTCTAATAAATAAAGCTTTGTTCTCCGCAGACGGAAGTTGACGCGACCGTTGAATGCGAAGGAGCAAAAGAGGAAGAGGTGGAAAAAGTGTCAAGGACGAGAAGGGTTAGTTGTGCCCCCTATATTATTAGTGTATAAAAAATATCATACTGCTTTAGTGTGCTCAgtaatttttttttgcagattctttTAACCCATTGGTGACACTGTTGTACATTTACAGTAGAGGCAGCTTGTTAGTTCTGGGGGTAGCACATGGCGGCTCTGTGGGTTTTGTATCTTCTCCCCGAGTTTGCGTGTGTTTCCTTCCCACACTCCagagacataccgatagggaatggagattgtgagccccaatggggacagcgatgatatcgGCAAAGCGCCGCAGAATATGACGACGATATTCAAGTGATTACCATAAAGAAATGGACCTTAAAATGGTACCAAATATAAACTGCAACTCATACCGCAAGAAAGCATCCCTGATAAAGCTCTGTGGAGTGGGGGGGGGGAAGAAAAGTTAAGGTTCCCAAAGTATAGCGACGGAAACCAgggtgttggtttttttttttgtttttgcttttttttttttacagcaaagtgAGGATcttaaaaataaagcccaaaatgcaatatcaaaattatttttttttttcttttctacccCATTATGTTGAAAAGTGAATGACACAATTAAAAACTATTAAATACTACAACCTGTACATTAAAGACAGCGAACCCTTATTATATGGCGATGTCAGCGGAAAAATAATATACATCTTCAAagcaggaggaagaaaaaaaaagaaaagcataaGAATGAAATATGTCTTCATCTTCAAGGGCAGACATGGACTTTACCGAAGACTGATCATATCCATGCACTAGGAGACGAGGTCTTGTGCTGTCTTATAGGCGCCCATCTGAAGTATGGGAGTCTGTATTACTGGATGTGATGTGAGACTATAGGGCTGGATAGGAGGGTCCTAGGGCATAAATATGGATGGTCTGCAGCATGGACAGCAGCCAGTCTGAGAAGATAGAGAACCTGCAATGTATGTAAGAAGGCGATTATTGAGCACACTCCTGCTTTGTAACTGGTTGTGCATGTATATTTGTGGGATTTTGTGTTTCATTCAATAATGGAGGGTTCCAATCTAGACAACCACTTAACTAATGGTGGACCTGATGGCCAGAATTTCAGTATTTCAGAGCCTTATCTTTGTTTTTCTTGTAGTCGAGAGATGACAAGAAATCAGAGCTTCCTCTTCACATATCTGAAAGCATTGATCGAAGAAGGCGACGCAAAGATCAACCCGTGGAACAAACTGCTGTCGAAAGTGAGGCGCCATCTGTTCCCGAAGTCCAAGTGACAGTAGATCCTACATCCCAAACAGATGATCCAGAGCCTGAACCTGAAAGTCCCATGGATGTAGAGCCGGTACCCAACCCTACCCCAGGTGTGAACACGCGGAGATCCTCTCAGGCACTGGTGAGTAAATGCGTTGGGATTTGTGTAAGTGCCTGCCACACTTCCTACCTTATTTTACTGCCTTTAGTCGTTAGCTGTTGCAATACATAGTTTAATAAGGTACACCAATCATTCAGTGGCAATAATATTGCTGATTGATCTCTTGATCTGATGCATTTGGGGGATTATGGTTTGCCGCGTGGAATTGTGAATTAAACCCATCTATTTTTTTATGACCACTTAAGGTTAGCTGTATATAGAAGAGATTAATAATAATTGTATGTATTTGCTTACCTAGGACGTGAACACAGAGAAACCTGCCCCTAAACCCGTACCACCAAAATCCACCAGGCCTCGTCCAAAAAGCCGCATGTCTAGGTaccgcagtgcctcagcacaaaggTTGAGAAGGCAAAGGCAAGCTGTAGCTCAGCAAGTTGAGGTGGCGCCCCCAGTGCCGGAGGAAGGGACTGCAAGTTCTGCCACAACCGAGCCCGGAAATATAGAAAATCTGGGATTTGCGGATGTACAGCAAGGCTCAGAGTCCCCTGCCGTTACTCAGGCAGTGACCCAGCCAACACGGTCTGGCCTTAAATATCATAAAGCTAAAAAGGTTAGTAAAACTTTtatgttaaagggttattcccaaaatagtAAGACATCCCATATCCACAGAAATAGGGGTAAATTTACTGCTAGCTGAGGTCCGGCCTCAGGGATACCAAGAACGCGGCTTTAATGGAgcttgaatggagtgcaggggctcATGcttgacctccgctccattcatagtCTATGGGACGTATAGGAGAAGCTGAGTGCTGTGCTAGGTTCCTCTGGCTGCTTAATACACAATTACTGGAATGGAGGTTGAGCAATCATCTAAGGATAAGGGATAACTGACtatcttgggaataaccctttaaaatgcCGTAATTGGAGTTGACCAACATCACGCAGCACTTTGAAATTAATCCTATGTCTTTCTTCTCCAGTACCTAGTTACAGAGTGGTTAAATGATAAGGTAGAGAAGCAGGACAGCCCCATTGATCACCCTTTGCGGATTACAACGGATCCCACAGTTTTGGCGACCACCCTTAACATGCTCCCTGGACTATCCCATTCCCCGTCCATCTGCACAGCTCCTAAACACTACAtacgctttgtgtctccatttatGCCAGAAAGGCGAAGAAGACCTCCAAAGGTGGATGGCACTTATGGATCATGTAAAAAGGTTtgtgccattctttttttttttttttctccagtttgcTTTGATCAAGCTACAGGCACTTCCATTAAAACCTGCTTTTTTAATTTTGTTCAGCGCTGGATTAAACAAGCCATGGATGACGATTTCTCACAGCCCGAGAGCTCCGCTCAGGACACAGCCCAACCTTTATACCAAAGCAACGAGAACTCCACCTCTTCCAGCGATAATAGCAGAACCAATACAGGTAGGAGACTGTGATGGGAACGTGATTGTGCACCCAGAATATCACCTATTAGCAGAGCTATCTGGCACCCGTGTGTTATCTAGACTTTATTCTCCCTTTCACAAGTTTTctgattacttttttttttgctttttgaagAAATTACAGCTCCTTTTAAAAAATGGAAGATGAAATATGTCCTAGAAGAACATTCGGGGATGTTATCCAGCCCTGTGCCGTATCCTCCCGCACTTCCTAACTCTGTGACGACAGACTCTCTAAGTCCAATGCAGACTACGCCCAGCTCTTCCCTTCCCGGAGAAGAGGAGTCCCGATACGGATATGGACTTGTGTTCTCTCCCATCCCGTCTCTTGCTGCTAGTCGCTGTAATACTCCACTACAGTTTGAGGTAACGGCGCTGCCCTGTCCAATGCTTGCAGATCGACTTGTGCATTTCTCTAAAGAGTTATTCCCATAACTTTGCTGATCCCGAGAACGTGCCGGTTACCGCACTTGCTTGGCACCACTCCGTTCATTGTCCATGGAGCTACGGAGATGGCCAAGTTCTCTACTATACCATCTCTGTCAGTTTTATTCTTTGGCTTCTATTGATAATGGATCATGATCATCATGTCGGTCAAACTATTGATTCAAATAACACCCTGTTGCCGCTCATCGAGGTCTCCATTTTTTCACAGTGCACATGTGAACATAGCTCAACCAATGCAGGTTATTTTATTTGCTGCAAATGCCTAGTGACTAAATGTTTCATTTACTTTGCCtattgttaactttttttttttcttaaattttgaTCCTAAATAGCTATTTCTATTTTCCTCCTAGAACATATCCTCCCCCGAGAGCTCCCCAGCGCACCGGCCCGAGTCCGTGTCACCCGAGGTAGTTAAACTAATTTGTCAATTGCTCACAATGGACGCTGTGGGGGGAAAGGTGGATGAATGTGTATTATTTTCCTTTCATGAGAATGAAAACGAAAACCCCTAACACTCGATCAGAATTGAGCATGAGGTCAAGACACAACTATAGAGAATCAGTGATTTTAATAATATTTTGGCTTTTATCGAACGTTCCCACGTGGggctaaaaataaatacaaattataAAATATGTAAACAAAAAACACCCTTCCCTtaaccagggtggattgatttaaatcacgccgatttaaatcatgatttaaatcacgatttaaatcaaaagatttttttctatttaaatcggatcgatttaaatcatgattttaatcatgatttaaatcactgatttaaatcaaaaggttttttttaatataaatcacgattaaaatgagaagtgagagcagtgcgcatgtgcgcccatagttacacggacgaaactaggggcaacgatctaacgccagggtgagggggggaccccaaagtaagtaaaaatcttttttgttttactatatggcaataggtaggtgtttaaaagcagcatgtcttaattgtataaactattaatagcctccacattttgttcatactgcccctttaattccacacttctagcttggtttcacttttggtttagtttctttttccattcagttgacatgcccaaacttgttggatagtcagcatcctacagaaacctctggaagagcatggcattgtgaatgttacacatatacagcctttattctactgagttaaacaactcagctttatctcatgatggaagaacctttggatggtaaaatattttcctcaaaaagcagtttattgaaaaaaatccgatttaaatcaaaaaaatccgatttaaatcaaaaaaatccgatttttttgatttttttaaaaaaacattgatttttatccaccctgccctTAACTAAGTTATTTATATAAAGAAAAAGCAATGAAGTGCTTTATTTGtatctatgcaaattgcctcttctgagaaaaagaggacttaaactctacagcgccacctattggaagtagcgatcctacaagtcacaatcaaccctttaacgagtcgtgcaatatgacttaggataaaagccaaatcagtatctcaattcgcagacacggtgtttcgggctgttggccctcgtcagtgcgaagcatgagaactgatttggctaggtgagaggctctggacatggggtctaaggggtatcgtttctccttatggagagttatTTGTATCTAGACATTTGTACCGTCTCTAACTACAAAAATAGTCACACTAGTTAACTCATACGATggaaaaaagactgaaagaccAAGACATGGCCACTCATTGCAGGTGGAAGAAATGTGATTCTGGCAGCTaagtaggaaagggttctttacagtaagagcagtcagaCTGGAATGCTGACCAcatgaggtagtaatggccgacactatgacagcttttatacaagggctggatgatttcctcgatacacataacattgcgggttatagttaaattagtgacaaaatgtgtaattggtggaggaaggttgaacATGATGGACCTAGGTGTTTTTTCAACCTATGCAACTATAAGCCTCCAaatgctgtttttgtttttttcgccTGCCTCTGAACAACTCGGATAAGtgctaaaaataaaaatcagatgtTCCTGGAAACACatgaactcgtccagcaaaaaaaaaagttaaagtcctCACTCAACTCTGCtggcaataaaagaaaaaaaaaaatgtgggtctcGGGATTGGACGATACAAATTGATTTTATtggataaaagtaaaaaaaaacccaaacacctgAAAATATAATATCATAGTGACCCCTAGAATAAAGGTAACATGGCACTTATCATTCGCAAAAATAAGAAGACCATCTCCTGCAAAATAAGTTTAACACGCACCCCATAAAAATATTTGATTTGCCCACTAAAAGCAAGCCCTCGTATGGGTACATCATCAAATAAACTGCACTCGTTCTTAATAAagagtaataaaaaaaatgctaagtCTTCAAAGCTCAGAATTACCAAGGCCTTAAGAAGTTAATATAAGATTTGGTCCCCACTTGTGATTTTCTGTTCTGATTTTTGTGCCTCTCATCTTCCAGCCTTGTCTCCGGACGGATGTGGATGTACCAAAGGCCAGTTTCTTGGAGATATCGATGGAGAGTTGCCAGGAACTCCCAACCACCGTCAGCACCGGTCCCGGCGATCTCGCGTCTCAGTCTCCGACCGCGTCTTTGCCCTTCAGTGGCACGTCAGAAGCGAGTGTTTTAGGAAAAGGAGGGGAAGGGTCAACGCTGCTAAGAAATTCAGAACAGACTTTCCGGACTGAGTTCAATTTAATGTATGCTTTCTCCCCTTTGAATGCGATGCCGCGGGCTGATGGCTCATTACAAGGGTCCCCTCTTGTAGGAGAAAGAAAGCCTTCCCAATCAGACATGTACTGTGGCTCTCCGGTGGAGGCTTATTACACCAGGCCTGTTTCTGGACTTTTGAAAGAGTCTGCACAGGGATCTATGTCTCCTTGTAGTGAAAGGACTTGTGAGGGGGTCAGATCTTCTCCTCAACATCCGCCTCAAAGGAAAAAGGTAACTGAAATTATTTGTAATTTCCACCCTGAGCAATTTTACTGGATGCTGTATGTGTTTCCAGTCTGTATGGTGAAGCAACTAGGCTACATTCAGACAATACAGCCAAATATGGCTCCCAGCATGCAACTAAAATCGCTTCCACCAGTAATGGCCAGTCGGGAATACCATGATACATCCGGTTCACTCCTGTGGTCAAAAATGATGAAAAATGTTTTGCTGCTTTAATTCTGCACATCCGCTCTGTTTTCGGACCCATCTTTACGACTAGTTGTCAGCAAGGCAGATGCAATATGTGAACAAACCCCATGACCACCTTAAAGTCAAAAGAATTAGCTCATATTATTGATGTAAAATTTGCAGGAATGCTGAGGAGAGCACTCCCTCGGCTTTCTAGTGACCGGTTTGACTGCAGATAATGAGATATTTTGGTCAAGTCAAATGCAATTATAGTAATTACCATTCTCAGGAAAAATCTCATTGTGCCGCATTATAACGCCGCTTGTGTCATTGCGTGGTGGTGTGACCACGACAAGCAAGGTGCAGAATAACACGGCGGCATAGTGTGATGGTGAATGAGTGACGCGTTGCGGCCAAAATCTGAGCATACACGTTACATGTAACTGCCGGATGTTGGTTTTGTGGAAAGTCATCTCTCAACTTCCTCACACGCAGGAAAGATCGGCTGAGCCAACCATCTCTGTGTTCTCTATGGGGAGAGTGGAGTAAGCGCAGAATCCTCTAACAGTGGCTGATCTACCTGCAGAAATAGGATCTGGAGACTCAGGAGGCCCACATACACATTGGGCGGGAATTGCTCGTCTGTGGTTCCATAAGTTGCTTTGTAACCCCCACCCTAATTAATATACTTCAAAGTAAACCCAAAAGAGAAAGGATGCAAGGCTGTCACTGCTCAAAACCCCTAATTTGACACATTTATGTGCACTATTATCCTGCCACATGAGCGGCCGTGTAATCATGGAAGTTGGGATTATTTGACGTTCACATCTCCTAATTCGTGATATTAAAGCATAACATTGTTGCCCCCACCTGAAAGTCTGATGTCTACCAGTGGTGCCATCCCAGTACAGTTTTTTCTTTCTGTGACTGGTTGCGGTGTTTGGGCTGTATTTCCTCCTGCACAATGTAGTTTTTTTTCGTCATCATTCATGGGATTAGTATTTTCCTTCATTCTATCAGAATGTGCTATAATTCAgtaaataaccatgattttatttttttttttttttatgtgcaacTGGATTTTCCTCTACTGACTGCATCCTCTTCTGTCTTGGTAGGTGTCTTTATTAGAATATCGAAAGCGAAAACAGGAAGCCAAGGAAGTGACGTCTTCTCCAGGCAGGGACGTCATACGCTGTGTCGGGACTCCTACGCGTCAGAGCAGCAATGGCTCTATATCTGACACAGACCTGCCGAGTGCTTTACAGCTTCAAGCTCCATCTTCCCCACCAAGTGGCTTCTCTTCTCCCGTTCACCCCTCCATGTCTCAGGTTGAGGACATCAGCCCCACAGAAAGAACAGTTAGCTCTTCTTCCCACTGCAAGCCAACGGAGAGCATCAGCAGCCGATGGTAAGGAGTCCCCTATACGAGTCACATTTAGAAGTTTTGTGTTGACCACTTGGGGTCAATATAAAAACCAGTGCGAAGAAAAACTGTGCTGAGGCCACAGATACATGTACGTGAGACCAGCCGACCATCAGATGTGTATGGTAGGCTCTCGAATCCCTTTTCAGTCATTCGTCAATAGAGATTATAGATTCAGTTGTAACCTGAGAATGTATCTAAGAGAAGGAAGACCATATTTCTACGCTCATTGCTTGTACAGGATTTGGCAAGTGAAAATGCCGATGCGGTGACCCAGGGACTGGTATTGTAGCTTACGTACCTGTGCATTTATCTACAGGATGGTTCCGACGTCGGTAGAACGACTACGGGAAGGGCAGGGGTTCCTGGAGCGAGTGCTGAGAAGTGGAGTCAAGGTGTCCCAAAGAGGAGAGATGTCGCCTTCCAGAGAGAGCAGTCTGGACAGAGACTCGGGTACATTTAGATTTTCAGCCGGCTGCTTTTTATTTCTCAACTTTGCCTGAATTGACTTGTTtgcttttaaaaggaacctgtcgcctcggtaaatgctatttacctgcagatatagggttaatctggaaGTAAATGGCATTACAATGCTGCCTGACCTCCTTATAAAAGTGCAGACAATTAACTTTATACCTCCTAGGAGCCGTTAGCTTTCGGTCATGGATCTGGTATAGGCACCGCATACTATTCTGTGAGTGTTAGCTGGCACACGCCTGTGATTGACAGTTCACTCCGCAGCGCATCTGTGCAGATCTAGCTGCTGAGGCGTGCTCACAGTATATTGAGCTGTGAATGTAGCTACTCTGTGCGTGTTCATTTTCTCCCGGTAGCCAGAAGCATTGTAATgcttatatctgcaggtaaatggcattttccaaggtgacaggttcccttttaaggggcttgtcctgttctgCAAAATtgttcaatatcagattggtgagtaGTGCCGGACCCTTAACCAGTCAGCTTTTTATAGGGGCTTTGCGCGCTGCAGCCTCTTCATTTTTTTACATTGCTTCATACACTCGGTAGTGGCTGTGGTAAATATTGCAGCTTGTCCGGGACTAGTGTGGAAAGTTGTAACCACAGCCATCCAAAGGAGTACAAGTGTTATATGTATTTTTCATGTATCACGCTTGTACCTACAAAAGTGAATGGGGTCATTCACATTTCCACAATTTTTCCCGGACCGAGAGGTCTGTGCAAAATtacagagacatgtccaattttgatttgTCAAATcagcaattcaagtctatgggtccaagAAAAAAGAAATCGGACAGCGCTCTGATGCCAttcgagtgtggtctgattttcacagactgacaggagagagttggagaaacttttttttttttttttctttccacgtaTGAGAAGCTGATGAAACTCGGACCAGTCTGATAAAACTGACAGAAATGAATGAAACTTGGTCAGTTTTTCATGTAAGTTTAAAAACAAAACTGATTTGTGAATGAAGCCTGAAGATAATGTGTTTCATTAGATACCAACCGCTCTTGAGTGCGGCCCCTCATTTGCCTCGAGCCCCGCTCCCAGTACATCCAGCAAATAAGTTGTCTAAATAACAGCGATTCAGattcatatataaataaatatatctttttttttttttttttatttgcagaagATGGAGATGCTGAGATGCTGAATGTGGCTGTTTCTAAGGGACCAACAGTGTACAGCCCTTCCAGATACAATTATCAGGTAATTATTCCTCACATATATCAACATTTAGAAAACGAATGAATatactgttggcattttttttattGATCTATTTTCTCTCTTGTCTTTTAGTTCTTGCAGTGCGATAGTCCTCAGTCGGAGACGGTCAGTGTCCTCTCCCAAAATTCATCCCCTTTCCGTGGACCCACAGTTCAGCCTGCTGGATTCGGCTACAGGACCCCGCAGAGGCCAGGACACGGCCACACAGAGACCTCTGTTATATCCTCCTCTTTCTCCAGTCCTTCCCATATTACTTCCACAGACTCTCCCACCGCTCAGAGCTCTGGGTATTACAACAGCCAGCAGCTTTATGGAAGCAATGCCGGCACGTGTCCGCCAAGGAAAAGCTTCCATCAGCGAGGCCCCAGCCACGAGGCAAGTCCAGCCCAATTGCTCAGGACAGACTCTATTTCCTCAGACTCACAAGCCAGCACTGGGGCTTCTGCAAATTCCTCCACCCCCCAGGGGTCGAGATCAGACTCGAGAACTATAAGCATGTCAGGCCCTAGGATAAGTGCTGTGTCCAGTCCGCAGCATTATTCACAGCGTGGGTCTGGCGTTCACCAGTACCGGCTGCAGCAGATGCAAGCCTCAGGAGTAAAAACTCAGACTGGCCTATCCTAGGACTGCTGCGGAGGGAAAAGATCAGGATAGCACTATCTAACCCCCCCAAGCCATTCCTGCACCCTAGACATCGGGTCTAGGACTGAAACAGGCAGAGGCTAAATTCGCCGATCACATCGGCTCCCTCACTCTCACATTGCAAGAAAGAAGACGTCTTGGGAAATCcacaaaatgatgaaaaaaaatcaaaattaatgtttaaacctaTAATCATACAATTACTCGGTTTCTCTCTCTGTATCACCAGAAACCATCTGTAGTCACTCATGCAGTAAGGACAACATTTCTGTCATGTTTAAAGATCATGGGGAAAATTTAAGGCTGAATCATAAGGGCAAGGGAGAACCAGGGGTTAAATAAGTACCTAAAATTGCAGGTTATAacacatttttaatttattttatttttttggagggGTGAAAGGGTTTAACCAAGGAAGGGGCTGCTGTGTCCATACTCTACGGATCTATCCTTCCCTTGTTGGAATGACATCTGGATTTCTGCCATCAGATTACAGatacggtttttttttttgttttttttttagcagaggGAGAAGTGCGGTATAATTATATTACCTGCCTGCACAGCAGTTTTTTCCCACAAACTTGTCTCTCACcacctgttgcaaaactacaatgccCACCATGCTCGGAGTTTGCTTTGCAACAGCTGGGGAACCACAGGCGAAGAGGGGGGGACACTGCTGTAGGgagctgtattaaaaaaaaaaatataccgaCTCAAGCTTGAATATAGGAATCCGCATGAAATCTGGCAGTGTCCCGCCGCTCAGTAACATCTGGCTTCCATGTTTTATCGTAGGCATTCCAGTGCTAGCACCAAGTTGTTCCGTgtcatatatatatctttttttttttgtgtgtacacCAGTGATTCTGCAGAATTGAGTTACCGGGCCAGTTATACCCTACCTGCTGTACATATAGCAGACCACAAACAGCGCTACACGTATGTAGCCAGAGCATGGATCCCAGGCAGATAGCTGTATATATGTGCTTGTAACAACTGTACACAGGATTTTCATGTTCCAGGTAAATGCTGCATTGTACTATGCTGTATAGTAATTGACACCATAATGATACCTATATTTTTTTACTACggggaaaaatttttatttttttttttgtttttattacttcaggtttttttttttttccctttaacgTTGGTCGGTGAAATTTTGCATCGGGTGTTGGGTCATGGTCTCTTAAATTTGCCAATTTATGGCCAAGTAGATATTTTATTTCCCATGTAAGTATCGCTCTAACCAAATCCAAATGTTGATCTGGTTTATCTGTCATATATTGCAACTCGCCTAGACGCATATGTATCATAAGCAGTAGGAAGCCAGTCGCTGGGTGGTTTACCATAGCTCGTGGAAACCCTAGCGCAGCTGACAGTGACGTTTACTGTATGGGATTGTTTTGGTTTTATTTTGTGAAGATTGAACGGACATCCAGATTATTTTCACCATGACCACTTCTGGGTACCAGTCTGCACCATCTTGGTGTTGCTCGTTGAGCTTTGCACTTGAACATGTCACTTTCTCTGTCGCACGCATTAACTAAAGTGACAGTCCGAGCAGCAGTGAAGGGGTTTAGGTCCTACACAGAGCTGCACTGCTTCATGTAGGTGATAAGGTTGTTATCACAGGACCTCTTTTAGGCGACCTGTCACTTCCATaaatatcttttctttttttttttttttttaatcttgtatAAATGCCGCTGTTTTACTgagtccggcgatgtttttctcttgttcctgcgcctctcggtTCCG
Coding sequences:
- the SETD5 gene encoding histone-lysine N-methyltransferase SETD5 isoform X2; the protein is MSIVIPLGVTTPDTSYSDMAAGSDPESVEASPAVTGKSIYATHNYPGSLSHGYRGLPYADHNYGAPPPPTPPASPPVQAIIPRAELNGVHSPEDENSGDSDTSSEGERVHSWCHCNNSADGFLAKCEKCRGVNRGKVIQLNRRKQDNVSGGESSATESWDEELSPSTVLYTATQHTPTSITLTVNRVRRSKPKKRKKNTEKARNTPKTKKIKAFREGSRKSLRMKNSPSDAHTLDENTTEGWENRIRLWTDQYEEAFTNQYSADMQNLLERHVRANKDLVGKAELSETIKKTELSCNNTVVGSQMQFHLGRVARVQKHRKILRASKDLPVNTLVIEYRGKVMLRQQFEVNGHFFKKPYPFVLFYSKFNGLEMCVDARTFGNDARFIRRSCTPNAEVRHVIADGMVHLCIYAIAAIAKDTEVTIAFDFEYSNCSYKVDCACHKGNRNCPVQKRNPVTGDFPPLATPPLSIGAETRHRKARRRELEQQGFVVDESANNQTNEAAEAPAADAITGGHKTEVDATVECEGAKEEEVEKVSRTRRSRDDKKSELPLHISESIDRRRRRKDQPVEQTAVESEAPSVPEVQVTVDPTSQTDDPEPEPESPMDVEPVPNPTPGVNTRRSSQALDVNTEKPAPKPVPPKSTRPRPKSRMSRYRSASAQRLRRQRQAVAQQVEVAPPVPEEGTASSATTEPGNIENLGFADVQQGSESPAVTQAVTQPTRSGLKYHKAKKYLVTEWLNDKVEKQDSPIDHPLRITTDPTVLATTLNMLPGLSHSPSICTAPKHYIRFVSPFMPERRRRPPKVDGTYGSCKKRWIKQAMDDDFSQPESSAQDTAQPLYQSNENSTSSSDNSRTNTEITAPFKKWKMKYVLEEHSGMLSSPVPYPPALPNSVTTDSLSPMQTTPSSSLPGEEESRYGYGLVFSPIPSLAASRCNTPLQFENISSPESSPAHRPESVSPEPCLRTDVDVPKASFLEISMESCQELPTTVSTGPGDLASQSPTASLPFSGTSEASVLGKGGEGSTLLRNSEQTFRTEFNLMYAFSPLNAMPRADGSLQGSPLVGERKPSQSDMYCGSPVEAYYTRPVSGLLKESAQGSMSPCSERTCEGVRSSPQHPPQRKKVSLLEYRKRKQEAKEVTSSPGRDVIRCVGTPTRQSSNGSISDTDLPSALQLQAPSSPPSGFSSPVHPSMSQVEDISPTERTVSSSSHCKPTESISSRWMVPTSVERLREGQGFLERVLRSGVKVSQRGEMSPSRESSLDRDSEDGDAEMLNVAVSKGPTVYSPSRYNYQFLQCDSPQSETVSVLSQNSSPFRGPTVQPAGFGYRTPQRPGHGHTETSVISSSFSSPSHITSTDSPTAQSSGYYNSQQLYGSNAGTCPPRKSFHQRGPSHEASPAQLLRTDSISSDSQASTGASANSSTPQGSRSDSRTISMSGPRISAVSSPQHYSQRGSGVHQYRLQQMQASGVKTQTGLS
- the SETD5 gene encoding histone-lysine N-methyltransferase SETD5 isoform X1, with product MSIVIPLGVTTPDTSYSDMAAGSDPESVEASPAVTGKSIYATHNYPGSLSHGYRGLPYASPTLQDHNYGAPPPPTPPASPPVQAIIPRAELNGVHSPEDENSGDSDTSSEGERVHSWCHCNNSADGFLAKCEKCRGVNRGKVIQLNRRKQDNVSGGESSATESWDEELSPSTVLYTATQHTPTSITLTVNRVRRSKPKKRKKNTEKARNTPKTKKIKAFREGSRKSLRMKNSPSDAHTLDENTTEGWENRIRLWTDQYEEAFTNQYSADMQNLLERHVRANKDLVGKAELSETIKKTELSCNNTVVGSQMQFHLGRVARVQKHRKILRASKDLPVNTLVIEYRGKVMLRQQFEVNGHFFKKPYPFVLFYSKFNGLEMCVDARTFGNDARFIRRSCTPNAEVRHVIADGMVHLCIYAIAAIAKDTEVTIAFDFEYSNCSYKVDCACHKGNRNCPVQKRNPVTGDFPPLATPPLSIGAETRHRKARRRELEQQGFVVDESANNQTNEAAEAPAADAITGGHKTEVDATVECEGAKEEEVEKVSRTRRSRDDKKSELPLHISESIDRRRRRKDQPVEQTAVESEAPSVPEVQVTVDPTSQTDDPEPEPESPMDVEPVPNPTPGVNTRRSSQALDVNTEKPAPKPVPPKSTRPRPKSRMSRYRSASAQRLRRQRQAVAQQVEVAPPVPEEGTASSATTEPGNIENLGFADVQQGSESPAVTQAVTQPTRSGLKYHKAKKYLVTEWLNDKVEKQDSPIDHPLRITTDPTVLATTLNMLPGLSHSPSICTAPKHYIRFVSPFMPERRRRPPKVDGTYGSCKKRWIKQAMDDDFSQPESSAQDTAQPLYQSNENSTSSSDNSRTNTEITAPFKKWKMKYVLEEHSGMLSSPVPYPPALPNSVTTDSLSPMQTTPSSSLPGEEESRYGYGLVFSPIPSLAASRCNTPLQFENISSPESSPAHRPESVSPEPCLRTDVDVPKASFLEISMESCQELPTTVSTGPGDLASQSPTASLPFSGTSEASVLGKGGEGSTLLRNSEQTFRTEFNLMYAFSPLNAMPRADGSLQGSPLVGERKPSQSDMYCGSPVEAYYTRPVSGLLKESAQGSMSPCSERTCEGVRSSPQHPPQRKKVSLLEYRKRKQEAKEVTSSPGRDVIRCVGTPTRQSSNGSISDTDLPSALQLQAPSSPPSGFSSPVHPSMSQVEDISPTERTVSSSSHCKPTESISSRWMVPTSVERLREGQGFLERVLRSGVKVSQRGEMSPSRESSLDRDSEDGDAEMLNVAVSKGPTVYSPSRYNYQFLQCDSPQSETVSVLSQNSSPFRGPTVQPAGFGYRTPQRPGHGHTETSVISSSFSSPSHITSTDSPTAQSSGYYNSQQLYGSNAGTCPPRKSFHQRGPSHEASPAQLLRTDSISSDSQASTGASANSSTPQGSRSDSRTISMSGPRISAVSSPQHYSQRGSGVHQYRLQQMQASGVKTQTGLS